GGCTCCTGGCGAAGTCCGTGTGCGCCTCTCCGCCGGCGGCCGGGACGAACCATTCGAGCGGCGATTTGCTGGCCTTCTCCACCTTCGACGGCGACACCACCACCGTGCCACCGTCCGGGACGAGATCGTCCTCGGTGCTGGCCGGCGCCAGCCCCCACCACTGCGCGGGGTGGGCGCCGGGGACGTCGTGGCGGGAGAGCAGAGCCAGCACCTGGGCCGCATCCCGGGCGACGGCTGCTGCGGCGTCGTGAGGACGTGCGCCGTGAGGACGTGCGTCGTGAGGCACAGCGTCCCGAAGTGGGGCGTTGAGAGACCCGGTGGACGGGCCGGCACTCTCACGACCGGCGGACGGAACGCCGGATCGCGACAGTCCTTCCCCGGAACCTGACCCCGCATGATACTCCTCCGCGGTGCGCCGCAGCTCCGCGACGAGTGAGCGCAGATCGAGGGAACGGATGGCCTGGGTCCCCACCTCGTCCGAGGCGCCAGGAACGGCCAGCTCCAGGAAGGCCGAGGAACGTGACTCCTCATCCTCGACGGCCGTCAGCACCAGCCGCTCGGAGGCCCTGCTGAGTGCCGCGACGAAGGTCCGGAGCTCATCGGTGCGGATGGCCCGGAGCCGCTCCCCAGGTCCCTGCTGCAAGGCGACGACAGGGCCATGTTCCATGGCGTCCGCGAGCAGCGTGTTGCCCAGCAGCTCACCCCGGAGCCTGGTGTTGGGCCAGGTACCCTCCTGGAGGCCCGCGATGAAGACCACGGGCCACTCGCGTCCGGCGGCTCCGGCAGGCGTCAGAACCTCCACAGCCTCCTCGACGGGAGGCCGAGCCGTGAGGGTGTCCATCGGAAGTTCCTGCGCGGTCAGGTAGTCGTAGAACTGCGCCGCGCCCGACCCGGGGAACTGCGTGGCGAAACGCTCGGCGCTTTCGAACAGCGCCATGACGGCGTCCAGGTCGCGGTCCGCGCGTGCGCCGGCCGTGCCGGATTCGAGAGCGGTCTCCGCCCAGGGATCAGCAAGGCGGGAGGCCTTCCAGATGGCCCAGAGCACGGTCTCACCATTGGCGGCCTGCTCCTCGGCGGCTCTCCTGCCGTCCGCGAGCATCCGGGCGATCCGGAAGGCATGGCGAGCCACGATGCCCAGCGACTCCAACCAGCCCGGATCCCCCAGCGCCTCGACCAGCAGATCGTCGCTGCCCCGCGTGCCCCCGGCGATCAGTTCTTCATGGCGCAGCCTCTGCCGCAGCCGCCGGATGTCGAGACTGGAGGCCCCTCCCACCCGCGAGGACAGAAGTTCCACGGCACGTTCGGGGTCCAGTGCGAGTTGGTCCAGAATCACGCCCAGGACGTCCAGCAGCGGTCGCACCGCGAGCTCGTCCCGGACGGCCGTCTCACCAAGGGACACGCGCACCGGGATGCCTTGGGCGAGGAGAAATCGCTGAACACGTGAGACCTCCGCACCGTTGCGGACCACCACGGCGAGATCCTCGAGGCTCCTCTTCCCTTTGAGGTGCTCGGACTTGATCTCCGAGGCCAGGAACCTCAGTTCATGGCCGCTCCCGCGGAACACGGCTCCGGTGACCGGCGGCTTCCGTCCATCAGTCACCGCAGTCGTTGTGGAGGCAGGATCTGTCCCATCCTCACCTGAGCGCGGCGCTGCGGTTTCCAGCGTGCGGGCTTCGAGCGTGCGGGTTTCAAGCGTGCGGGCCCAGGACGCGTCCGCGCCGCGGGGCACCCGGGCGGCGGCCCGCTCGTACACCTCGGCCAGCTGCCGGGTCAGGCGGTGCGACGTGGTGAGTTCACGGTTCAGGACGCCCTTCCCGTCCGCGCCGGACGTCTCCGCGCCGAGCTCCTCAGCGACCCGGGCCACCAGGTCAGGCCGGGCTCCACGGAATCCTTGGACGGCGGTGTCAGGGCAGACCGTCGCGATGACGTCCTTGCCCTGCGCCAGGTCGAGGAAGAACTCGTACACCGAGCGGTTGGATTCGTGGAGGTCGTCCACCAGGATCAGCTGCAGGCGTTCCCGCTCCGCAGCCAGGAACCCTGGAGATCCTGCGAACACCGATCGTGCGGCGGAGATGATCCCCGCGGGGTCGAAGGCCCCGGCGTTCCGCAGGTCCATGACATCCCGGTACTCACGGTAGAAACGGGCGGCGGCCAGCCATTCCGGCCGCCCCACCTCTCCGGCCAGCTCTTCCAGATCCTCCGCGCCGCCGTCGTGCTCGATCAGCCGGTCGAAGAGTTCCCGGACCTCCTGCCGGAAGCCGCGGGTGGGCAGCGCGGCCTCGAGGTCCCGAGGCCATCGGACGCCGGCGCCGGGCATCTCCTGTGCGCCGTCCAGCAATTCCTTGATGACCTGGTCCTGCTCCGGCCCGGACAGCAGGCGGGGCGGCCCGTCCAGGGCGATCGCCCCTTCGGCGTGGGCACGGCGGATCACGTCGAAGGCGTACGCCGCCCAGCTCCGCGCCGGGGTGGTGCCGAGGCTCCTGCCCAGCCGGGCTGTCAGGGAGTCCCGCAGACGGGTGGCAGCCACACGGCTCGGAGCCAGGACGAGGACACGCTCCGGGTCCACCTCATCGGCGTCCACCCGCCGCACGGCCGCTTCCACCAGCGTGGTCGACTTTCCGGTGCCGGGCGCTCCCCACAGGATCACCGGCCCACTCCCCTGAGGGAGATCCACCACGGCCTGCTGGTCCGGGCTCAGCTCCGGCCGGGCGCCCGCCACCCGCAGAGGGGGCAGCAGCGTGGGCCGTGCGCCGCGGACTGCCGCGGACTGCCGTCCTGAGATCTGTTCCGTCACGCGAACCATTCCATCACGGGGCTCCGACATTCTTTCCGCCGACCACGGCGCCTTCCGGCCCCGCCGCCCGCAGGGCCTCGGCCAGGGCATCCATCACGAGGAACTCCTCCTCGCGAGGCGCCCAGCGCGCCGCGGGGAAGTCCACCCGCCAGCGGCCCTCCCCCGTCCGCGCGAAGTCCTCCACCTGACCCCGGAGCGGCGTGCCCTCCTCCAGGTACTTCCGGAAGGCATCCACTTCATGACCGCTCGGAGCCTCTCCGCTGGCGCGCAGCA
Above is a window of Arthrobacter sp. Y-9 DNA encoding:
- a CDS encoding ATP-dependent DNA helicase, which encodes MTEQISGRQSAAVRGARPTLLPPLRVAGARPELSPDQQAVVDLPQGSGPVILWGAPGTGKSTTLVEAAVRRVDADEVDPERVLVLAPSRVAATRLRDSLTARLGRSLGTTPARSWAAYAFDVIRRAHAEGAIALDGPPRLLSGPEQDQVIKELLDGAQEMPGAGVRWPRDLEAALPTRGFRQEVRELFDRLIEHDGGAEDLEELAGEVGRPEWLAAARFYREYRDVMDLRNAGAFDPAGIISAARSVFAGSPGFLAAERERLQLILVDDLHESNRSVYEFFLDLAQGKDVIATVCPDTAVQGFRGARPDLVARVAEELGAETSGADGKGVLNRELTTSHRLTRQLAEVYERAAARVPRGADASWARTLETRTLEARTLETAAPRSGEDGTDPASTTTAVTDGRKPPVTGAVFRGSGHELRFLASEIKSEHLKGKRSLEDLAVVVRNGAEVSRVQRFLLAQGIPVRVSLGETAVRDELAVRPLLDVLGVILDQLALDPERAVELLSSRVGGASSLDIRRLRQRLRHEELIAGGTRGSDDLLVEALGDPGWLESLGIVARHAFRIARMLADGRRAAEEQAANGETVLWAIWKASRLADPWAETALESGTAGARADRDLDAVMALFESAERFATQFPGSGAAQFYDYLTAQELPMDTLTARPPVEEAVEVLTPAGAAGREWPVVFIAGLQEGTWPNTRLRGELLGNTLLADAMEHGPVVALQQGPGERLRAIRTDELRTFVAALSRASERLVLTAVEDEESRSSAFLELAVPGASDEVGTQAIRSLDLRSLVAELRRTAEEYHAGSGSGEGLSRSGVPSAGRESAGPSTGSLNAPLRDAVPHDARPHGARPHDAAAAVARDAAQVLALLSRHDVPGAHPAQWWGLAPASTEDDLVPDGGTVVVSPSKVEKASKSPLEWFVPAAGGEAHTDFARSLGTLIHAIAAELPDGTLDQYRELLDRRWPELGLPEGWENDALRRRADLMLFKLASYVASLKGTGTTGTGRSLAAVEIDFTVDLAEPLEFVPEGETTARKLHTRIRGQIDRLEVDSQGGAYVVDLKTGKSKPRKEDIIQHAQLGTYQAAINAGAFENGARQEDPSAGSRTVPPINWSGGAALVQLGDTTKGFTEQQQPQLGPEDGWAMDLVHQAAIAMAGHAFEARHDSAGTPFGGCKTPEVCPLCHSGRQVTE
- a CDS encoding MGMT family protein encodes the protein MRQEYIDAVRRIVAMVPPGTAVAYSDISDLLGQGGPRQIGAIMARHSDGLCWWRVLRASGEAPSGHEVDAFRKYLEEGTPLRGQVEDFARTGEGRWRVDFPAARWAPREEEFLVMDALAEALRAAGPEGAVVGGKNVGAP